The genome window CCCCTGCCCTGGATTCCCCCGCTGGAAGATTTTGTGCGGGCCGTGGCCGCCTCGCCCAGCAAGCTGGTGGGGATCTGCTTCGGCCATCAGATGATTGGGCAGGCCCTGGGCGGACGGGTGGAGCGCTGGCCCCTGGGCTGGGGGGTGGGAATCCACCGTTTTTCGGTCTACCGGCGGGCCCCCTGGATGGAGCCATTCCTGGAGGAGTTTCGGCTCATCCTCTCCTGCCAGGATCAGATTACCCAGCTGCCGCCAGGGGCAGTGGTGCTGGGCGGGAGCGCGTTTAGCCCCCATGCCCTGATTCAGATAGGCCTCAACGTGCTGGGTATACAGCCCCACCCGGAGTTCCCCAAAGCCTTCGCCGAGGCCCTCCTGGAGCAGCGACGCCTCTGGGTTGGGCCGGAACGCTACGCCGAGGCCAAGGCCAGCTTTGCTCTGGAGCCCAGCGCCAAGGAGGTGGCCGGCTGGATTCGGAATTTTCTCGCTACCGGGCCTTCTTAAGGCAGTATCCCCCCTTCGATCAGCTCACCGAGGCCGACTGGGTAGGGCTCGAGGGGGCCCTTACCCTCCATCGCTTCGCCCCAGGGGCAGTGATCCTCGAGCCCACCGGGAAGGAGGCCGAGGGCCTGTACGTGGTTTACCAGGGCACGGTGCGGCTGGAGCAGGACAGGCAGGCCGTGGCCTGGCTCGAGCCCGGCGAGGCCTTTGGCTACCCCTCCCTGCTGGGCCAGCAACCCCCCAGCCTGACGGTGCGGGCCGAAGGCGAGGCCACCTGCTTGCGTCTGAGCAAAGAGGCCTTCCGTCAACTGCTGCAAAAACCCGGCTTTGCCCTGTTCTTTAGCGCCCGGCTGGCCGAGCGGCTGCGGCTGTTGCAGCCGGTGGCCCTCCACCTGCCCGACCTGGGGCAGCCGGCCGGCGAGGCCGCCGAAGCCCCGGTCTGGCTCGAGGCCGGCGCCACCGTCGCCCAGGCCGCCCGGCTCATGCGCGAGCGGGGGGTGAGCGCGTTGCTCCTCCAGCAGCCCCAGGGGCTCTCTATCCTTACCGACCGCGACCTGCGCAACCGGGTGCTGGCCGAGGAACTCGCCTACAGCACCCCCGCCGCCCGCGTAGCCAGCGCCCCGGCCAAAACCCTGCCCGCCAGCACCCCGCTCTACGAAGCCCTGGCCTATATGGAGCAACAGGGCATCCACCACCTGCCGCTCACCCAGGGCCACCAGGTGGTGGGCCTGCTGACCGACCGGGCCTTCCTGCGGCGCTGGCTTCAGACCCCTTTGGCCCTGCTGCGTCGGCTTTCACAAGCCGACGACCCCCGCGCGCTTTCGGATTACCGCCCGCAGCTCGAGGCCATCGTGCAGCAGATGTTGGTGGCGGGGTTCGCGGTACAGGCCATCACCCGGCAGGTGAGCCTCCTCACCGACGCCCTCACCCGCAGCCTCCTCCGCCGGGCCGAGCAAGCCCTGGGCCCCCCGCCCTGCCCCTACGCCTGGCTGGCCCTGGGCTCCGAGGGACGCGCCGAGCAGGCCCTGCTCACCGACCAGGACAACGCCCTGGCCTACCAGGAGCAAAGCGCCGCTGGCTACTTTCAGGCTCTGGCCCGGCAGGTGCTGGACGGGCTGTTGCAAGCGGGGCTCCCCCCCTGCCCTGGGGGTTTTATGGCCGACCGCTGGGGTTTTCCCCTGGCCGAGTGGGAAGCCCGCTTCGACCGGTGGCTAACCAACCCCGAAGGCGAGAACCTGCTGGAAGCCCAGATCTTCCTCGACTTTCGCAGCATTGCTGGGGGGCTTTCCCTCGAGCCCCTCACAGACCGCCTGCGCCGGGCCTCGCAAAACCGGCCCTTCCTTACCGCGCTGGCCCGCTCGGCCCTGGTCTTCACCCCGCCTCTGGGCTTGCTGGGCCGCCTCCGCTTCGAGGAGGGCACCATCAACCTCAAGAAAGGGGGCCTGGCCGCTATTGTGGCGCTGGCGCGGGTGTATGGCCTCGAGGCCCAGAGCCTGGCCCGCCCCACCCTCGAGCGCCTGCGGGCCGCCGCGCTGGCCAGGGTGATCTCCAAAGAAGAAGCCGAAGACCTGAGCGAAGCCTTTTTGTTCCTGTCCCACCTGCGCCTGCGCCACCAGCTCCAGGCCCTGGCCCAGGGCCAGCCCCCCACCAACCGGGTGGCCCAGGCCGCCCTCACCCCCCGCGAGCTGCAGGTGCTGCGCCAGGTTTTTTTGCGGATACGCCAGGCCCAGCAGACCCTGGCGGCGCGTTTTCGGCTGCAAGTTTTGTAATCTAGTGCTCATGGCACAGCCGCCAAGTCGCCACCGTACCCGTTCAAGTGCCTGGGCGTATGGGCGTCGTTCTGGGCCACGGCTTTCGCTGGTTTTGCTCGGACTGGCCTTGCTTACCCTGGCTTTTGCGCTGGCCTATGAACCGCAGATTAATAAGACACGGGCCGGGTTGTTGGGTGAATATCAGAACAGGGGCCTTTCCGAAGAACTTAGCCTGGTGGTAGCAGCCCGCGACACCGAATACTGCGGCTACCATACCGCTTGTGGGCCGGGGCTCCGCACCGACACCATTTTTTACATCCGCTTGCGCGGCTCGGAGGCTACCGTGGTAGCCATTCCCCGCGATTTACGCTACGTTGGCGAAACACCCAAGGGCTACTTCGAGGGCAAAATCAACACCGTCTACGAACGAGGCGGAGCCGAAGGTCTGCGCCTGGCCGTGTCCGAATTGCTAGGCGTACCGGTAGAGCACCACGTGATTTTGACCTTTGAAGCCGTCATGAAGCTGGTGAATGCGGTGGACGGGGTGGATGTGGTGCTGCCCTATCCGATGAAGTACACCGACCGGGCGGCTGGTTTGTACATCGACTTTCCCGCCGGCCCGGTACATCTGGATGGGAAAGACGCTGTCAAATACATGCGCTTTCGCCGCTGGGAGGGCTCCGACCTGGGCCGGCTGGATCGCATCAAGGAAGTGATGGGGCTGGCGCTTCGCAAAGCCCAGAATCCCCGCTACTGGTCGCGCTTGCCGGGGGTCGCCAGTGCGGTGTGGAACTCCCTCGAGACCAGTCTTGCCTCGAGCGAAGCCCTGCGTTTGCTGCCCAACCTGCGTAACCTGACCCTAAAAAGCGCCACCCTACCCACCCTGGAAGAGGGCAACTCTCTGATACCCGATCCGGCCGCCATGCCTTCCTTTGTCGCGGGGCTGCTGGGCCAGACCGCCGATGCCGAGGTGATGGCCCGGCTGGTGCAGGCCGAGGCCCTGGGCCTCAAAACCCTGCTACTCGACCAGAGTGGAACCGGGCAAGGCGAGCGCTACCGGCAGGGCTTTATCGAGATGGGCCTGCCACCGCCCGAAGTGCAGCTTGGAGAGGCAGGGGGCTCGAGCGTGGTCTTGGTACGCAGTGGTGTTTCGGTGGTGGGTCGCGAGTCCCCGGCTTTCGTGCTGGCTAGAGACTACGCCGATCTGCTGCATCTGCCACTGCAAACCCGCATCCGCCTCGAGCCCAGGGGCTACGATGTGATCATCGTGCTAGGGCCAACTTGAAGCGAAGCCCGTTTGACATTCAAGTCTACTCGTCGGGCAGGGGCTCCTCGTCGGGGTCAAGAGCGTAGTACAGCTTGAGCGGGTGCGTCCCCACCACCCGCAACACCTCTCCACACTCCGGGCACTCGACCTCGAGGCCCACCCTGGCATCGGCCACCTCGACCAGCTCACCACAAACCGGACATTTCGAGACCTCTAGGGTTTCCATCTCTCACCTCCCGGAGCTTTTGTCGAATCCGCAACACCCTGCGCACTACCAGCATGGCAGTTCGCAGGGAGGCCGAATGTCCTCTACTCCGTCTTTCTTCCCTATAAACCGCCCCGAGCAACAATTGCGGCATAGGCATTGTACGCCAACCTCAGTCCATCGGAACCGCTGCCGGAACTTTTTAGGTTCCATCACTGCAAAACCGCTATAATCGGCTGTACTCGAGGCCATCCTATGGCAACCGCAACCCTACCCCACACCCATCCGCTGCCGGAGCGCAACCCCGGCACCCCCTTCGACCCCGGCGCCCTCGAGGGCGCACTGGTCAACAAAAGTGCGGTCGAGCGGCGGGCCGCCACCCTGCCCACCCGCCGCACGGTCAAAAAGGAGTGGCAGGCCGCCTGGCTGCTGCACGCCATCCGCACCATCGACCTCACCACCCTCTCGGGCGACGATACCCCCGGCACGGTGCGGCGGCTGTGCGCCAAGGCCCGTCAGCCGGTGCGCCCGGAGCTGCTGCGCGACCTGGGCGTACCCCACCTGCGGCTCACCACCGGGGCGGTGTGTGTCTACCACGAGATGGTGCCCACCGCGGTGGAGGCCCTGGAGGGCTCCGGTATTCCGGTAGCCGCGGTCTCAACCGGGTTTCCAGCGGGCCTCACCCCGCACCGCCTCAAGCTACAGGAGATCGAGGCCTCGGTGGCTGCCGGGGCCAGTGAGATTGATATTGTAATCTCGCGCCGTCACGTTCTGACCGGTAACTGGAAAGCCCTCTACCAGGAGGTGCGCGACTTCCGCGAGGCCTGCGGCCCGGCCCACATGAAAAGCATCCTGGCCGTGGGCGAGCTGGGCACCCTCAAAAACGTCTACAAGGCCAGTATGGTGTGCATGCAGGCCGGCTCGGATTTCATCAAAACCTCCACCGGCAAAGAGGCGGTCAACGCCACCCTGCAAAACAGCCTGGTGATGGTGCGGGCCATCCGGGCTTTTTACGAGCAGACCGGCTACAAGGTGGGCTTCAAGCCCGCCGGGGGCATCCGCACCGCCAAGCAGGCCCTGGACTGGCTCATTCTGATGAAGGAGGAGCTGGGCCACGAGTGGATGCAGCCGCACCTCTTCCGGATTGGGGCCAGCGCCCTGTTGAACGACATCGAACGGCAGCTCGAGCACTTCGCCTACGGTCGCTATGCCTCCATGCAGTACCAGCCGCTGGGCTAGCAGCCTTGCCCCTCGAGCCCAGGAGTCCATCATGACCCTCACTGAACTTATGGAAACCCTCCCCTACGGCCCCGCCCCCGAGGCGGCCCAACCCGCCCTGGACTGGATCCAAGCCCACAAGGGCCGGTTTCAGCTCTTCATTGCAGGCCGGTGGCGCAAGCCGGCCAGCCAGGAATGGTTCACCACCCTCAACCCGGCCAACAGCCAGCCCCTGGCCGAGGTGGCCCAGGCCAGCGCTGCCGACGTGGACGAGGCGGTCAAGGCCGCCCGCAAAGCCTTTGCAAGCTGGAGCCAGACCAAAGGCCACGTGCGGGCCCGCTACCTGTACGCCATGGCCCGCCAGATTCAGAAGCACGCCCGCCTGTTTGCCGTGCTGGAAACCCTGGACAACGGCAAGCCCATCCGCGAGACCCGCGATATTGATATCCCCCTGGTGGCCCGCCATTTCTACTACCACGCGGGCTGGGCCCAGCTCATGGAAAGTGAGCTGGCGGGCTATGGGCCGGTGGGGGTGGTGGGGCAGATTATCCCCTGGAACTTTCCCCTGCTGATGCTGGCCTGGAAGATTGCCCCCGCCCTGGCCATGGGCAATACGGTGGTGCTCAAGCCCGCCGAGTTTACCCCCCTGACCGCGCTTCTGTTCGCCGAAATTTGCCAGCAGATTGGCCTGCCGCCGGGGGTAGTCAACATTATCACCGGCGACGGGAAGACCGGCGCGGCCCTGGTGGAGCACCCTGGGGTGGACAAGATCGCTTTTACCGGCTCGACCGAGGTGGGCCGCCTGATCCGAAAAGCCACCGCCGGCAGCGGCAAAAAGCTCTCCCTCGAGCTCGGGGGCAAGTCGCCTTTTGTGGTCTTCGAGGATGCCGACCTCGACAGCGCGGTGGAGGGCGTGGTGGACGCCATCTGGTTCAACCAGGGCCAGGTCTGCTGCGCGGGCTCGAGGCTTTTGGTACAGGAGAGCATCGCCGAAAAGATGTACGCCAAGCTCCGCGCCCGCATGGAAAAACTGCGGGTGGGCGACCCACTGGACAAGGCGGTGGACATCGGGGCCATCATCGCGCCGGTGCAGTTGCAAAAAATCCAGCGGCTGGTGCAAAAAGGCGTGGAGGAAGGAGCCAGGCTCTGGCAGCCGAGCTGGGCCGTCCCCGCCGAAGGCTGTTTCTACCCCCCCACCCTCTTCACAGACGTCGCCCCGGCTTCCACCATCGCCCAGGAGGAGATTTTCGGGCCGGTGCTGGCCGCTCTCACCTTCCGCACCCCCGAGGAGGCCGTCCGGCTGGCCAACAACACCCGCTACGGCCTGGCTGCCTCCATCTGGAGCGAGGACATCAACCTGGCCCTGGATGTGGCCACCCAGATCAAGGCCGGCACCATCTGGATCAACAGCACCAACCTCTTCGACGCCGCCAGCGGCTTTGGCGGCTACCGCGAGAGCGGTTTTGGACGCGAGGGGGGCAAGGAAGGGCTGTGGGAGTACGTCAAGAAAACCGCCAGAGCGCCAAAGGCAAAAGCGGTGGCCGGGAAAACCAGGGCCGCACAGCCGGTAGCTGCTGTGCCCCCCATTGACCGCACCGCCAAACTCTTTATCGGCGGGAAGCAGGTGCGCCCCGACAGCGGCTACAGCAAGGTAGTCTACGACCCCGATGGGCACCCCATCGGCGAGGTGGGGCTGGGCAACCGCAAGGATATCCGCAACGCGGTGGAGGCCGCTCGAGGGGCCTTTGAGAGCTGGCGCAAAACCAGCGGCCACAACAAAGCCCAGATCCTGTACTTCCTGGCCGAGAACCTTTCCGAGCGGGCCGAGGAGTTCGCCCGGCGCATCGCACAGCAGACCGGGCAGGACGGCGCCGCCGAGGTCGAGGCGGCCCTCGAGGCCCTCTTCACCGCCGCGGCCTGGGCCGATAAGTACGAGGGCGTGGTGCACAACACCCCCATCCGCAACGTGACCCTGGCCGTCCCGGAGCCCATCGGCGTGATGGGCATCCTCTGCCCCGACGACCAGCCCCTCCTGGCCCTGGCCCGGCTGGCCGGAACCGCCCTGGCCATGGGCAACACCCTGGTGGTGGTGCCCTCTCCCCTGGCCCCCCTCACGGCCACCGACTTCTACCAGGTGCTGGAGACCTCCGACATCCCCGCCGGAACCTTTAACCTCGTGACCGGCGAGCGCGACGACCTGGCCAAGACCCTGGCCGAGCACGACGACGTAGACGCCCTCTGGTATGCCGGCCCCCAGGCCGGCTGGGCCCTGGTAGAAAAGGCCAGCGCCAGCAACATGAAGCGCACCTGGACGCTACCCGCCAGCGGCCCCCTGCCCGACTTCGACGAAATACTCAGGCAGGCCACCCAGGTTAAGAACATCTGGGTTCCTTATGGGGCCTAAAGTGAAGATTCGTAGTGTTGCAATTGGGGCCACAAGGTTAAGCGGGCGGTGCCCATAAGCAAGGCCAGCTTGAACCAGTCCCACTGGGTGTAGGGAGCCAAAAAAGGGCCGGGGCGGGCTCCCTTGGCAAATCGTTTTCGGTCGGCCTCGAGGCTTGGCAGACCCAGCCGCTTGCGCTCGAGCGCCACCACCTCGAGGGGTTCTGAGGGCCACTCACCCAAACCCACCCCAAAGGTGGCAAACAGGGTGGGCTTGCCCTCGAGGGCCCTCGCCCGATCCACAATATGGGCATAGGCCCGAGGGTCGGCCTCGTGCTTTTCTGCCGCCAGCCGCATCTGGCTCAAGGCTATCTGCCGTAGGCGAGGCTCATGGTCGGCATGCGCCAGTAAAGCAGCCGCTGCAAAAGCCCCCGCCGCCCCTACCGCCCGCCTACCAGGCCATCCCCATTGAATCGCCTCCCAAAGCAAATGGGTATAGGCGTCCACCACCAACAAGTAGCGTCGCACCAAGACGGGCTGGGGCTCTGGGAATCTTCGTAGGCCAGCTTGAAAGACAAACATCGCCGGCACACCCGCCGCTGCCGCCTCTTGCTCGGCAGCTTTCATTTGAACCGCAAAACCGGGCATACTAAGCTTTGCCCTTTCGATAGCGAGCATACAATCTTGCTCAGCAAAAAATAAATGTAGTAGACTCCTCCGCAGCCTCCAATTCATGTCTAGTACACCCCCAAACCTCCAAATTCGCAGCATGAAACCATTAGTTCTAGCTGTATGCCTTATCGTTGATTTTTCCTCATCCTGAGGTTCTTATGGGAAGCACGAATAGGTTTTCATATGAAATCCTTTTGATTCATTCCCCTAACATCCCCCCGGCCACCAGTGAAATAGGGTGTAGCTCTGGATAAGCGCGGGCTGGGTTTGTAGGTAAGCGCACCGGGCTTCCACCTTGGCCCACAGCTCCTCTTCATCCTGCACCTGCCCATTGGCCACGACCGCGTCAATGAGCCCCCAGACTCGTTCTACCGGCTGCAACTCGGGCGAGTAGGGTGGCAGATAACACAGCCCCAGGCCCTTGGCTGGCTCCACCCGCCCCGAGGTGTGCCAGCCAGCCTGATCCAGCACCACCAGTACCAGCTTGCCCGCCCCCGCCCCCCGTAGCCGGGCAAAGGCCTCCAACACCAACTGGAACCCCTCCACCGAGACCGAGGGCAGCAGCCAGTACTCGCTTTCCCCCGTACCCGGTCTTATGAAGGCGTACACATACAGCCAGCGATAGCGGGGCCGCTCCTGCGCTAGCGGCGTCCTCCCTCGCAAGGCCCATACCCGTCGGCGGATGGGCTTCAGCCCTATTCGGCGCTCATCAAAGCCCCACACCTCCAACTCCAGTTCAGGAAAGAGCAACCTGAACAGGAAAACCATCAGAAAGAGCTTTTTTTGAAAGCCTCCTGCCGCTTCGCATCCGCCTCCCGGTGGCGCGGCCGGGGGCGCAGCGGGGCCAGGCCCAGGCGACGCATCCAGTACCAGGCCCGCCGCCCATCCACCGGACGTCCCAGCCTTTCAGCCAGCCACTCCGCAGCGTTGCGTATGCTCCAAAGCCCGTCCCTGGGATGGGGCTGGAGGAGGGCCTGGCGGAAGCCCTCCTGGAGTTCGGGCGGTACGAGGGGGGCCCGGCCTTTGTTCTCGTGCCGCAGATTCTTCATGGGCAGGCCCTGATTGTAGCGGTGGATTACCTGACGCACCCAGCGATCGGTATAGCCCAGATTCCTGGCTACCTCGGGGATGCTCTGACCCCTGGCCAGCAGCCAGAGAGCGTGCCAGCGGGCGCGTTCGGTGTGGTCTTGGGACTCCCGGTAGAGGGCGTGGAGGTTATCCGGATGGTGTCGCAGTTGGAGTTCCAACCGGGGGCGGCGCTGATGTTGGGCCAGTTGCATGGCTCCATTTTAGTGGAAAGAGTCTTGAAGATTTCTTATCAAACAGGAAAACGCTATTTGCTGCTACGGGCTAAGGGGCGAAGCCTCTAGCCAAATTATAGGGCCATCTTCTCGGAATCAGAGCGATCGCCATGACCAAGAAGAGAGCACCGCCCGTAAGCGAACCATCGTGGTCTCATACGCATTCCGGCAGTATCGTTCACTTCTGAAAGCCTAAACGATACTGCCGGAATGCACTTCTACTCCCTTCGGTCGGCTTAAATCCTTCACCTTTGACTACGCATGGCGGTAAAGAATTCAAGCGGAAACGGTATCACAAACCATTGAAGGGACAAGGAGATCGCCTTTACAGAGCGCAGCGCACCCCGTTTGGTGGGGGCGGACTATCTACATTCAGTACACTGCCTGCTAACCTGGTACTAGCGTTTATCTGGCACCACAATCCGCCCGGCCACAATGGCCTGGCGGATGGCGTTCACTTCGCGGCGCAGGCTTTCGGGCAAGAGCGCCTGGTTGTAGGCATCCAGCGCATAGCCCAGGCCGTTTTCCCTGAGCCCCAGGCTGATCAGGCCGCCCTGGAAGGTGTTGCGGGCCACCGATTCCACCGCGCGCTGGGCTGCCACATCCACCCGCTTGAGCATGCAGGTGAGGGCGTGGTTGAGGGTAGCGGGGTTGTTGTCGGTATCGCCCAAAAAGTTCAGGTTGCCGTCGCCCCCGATGAAGAACATCGGTCGGGTATCCCCGGCGCACTCCCGGGTGTAAGCCCCTCAGGGCGACAACTGAGCCCCCTCCCATCGCAAAAGCCACTCCTTAACGCCCTCCCGCCCGGCAAAACCCCCCAGCCGCCCATCGGCATGAATCACGCGCTGCGCCGGAACCACCAGGAAAAACGGACAGGCCCGCATACCCGCTCCCGCTGCCCGAGGCGTGAGGCCACACAAGCGCCCCATCTGGGCGTAGCTGCGGGTCTGGCCGAGGGGAATGCGCCGCACTGCTTCGTATAGTGCGACCCGGCGGGCCTCGAGGCCGCCGTAATCCAGGGGTACTTCCAAAAAAGTTTCACCTTTACCGGTAAAGTAGGCCTCTACCCGCCGGGCCAGGTCGTTGAGCAGGGCGTTGGGACGTTCGGGAAAGCCCTCCCCCAAAACCAGCAGCTCCACCGACAGCAGCCCCTGGGCACCAGCTTTGGCGTAGAGCGGACCAATGGGGGTAGGAATCAGCAGGCTATACATGGACTTGCTCTAGCCCCGTGCAGCTTTTACAGGCTTGCCGGTTTCTCTAGCCAAGGCACCTTCCAGCATCAGGTTAAGGAATTTGGTCATCTCATCCTTGAGTTGTCGGCCCGGTGTATAGGCGGCCCAGCGCAAAGCCGAGAGCAGGTACACGTCGGCGATTGAACGGGAGATGCGCTCGAGCGACATATCTTTTCGTAGCTGGCCTTCCTTTTTTAGGGGGCTTAGAATTTCCGCGATCAAGTCGCCCAGGGGCAGGGCTTCAAAGGCGGCCTTGGCCCGCTCAGGATCCGGGTTCAAAAGCTCATAGGCTAGCGGTGAGAGCAAAACCCGCTCCCGCTCACTAACCTCGGCCAGGCGGCTCCATAGCCGGCGCAACACCTCGAGCGGCGGCACACCTTGGCTTAGCTCGGACAGGGCCTGCTCGCGCAGCTCGCCCAGCAATTGTGCCCCAAAGTCGAGTA of Meiothermus sp. contains these proteins:
- a CDS encoding gamma-glutamyl-gamma-aminobutyrate hydrolase; amino-acid sequence: MKLAVLVCDEPPPGLSGIAGDYPAMFERLLGQALTPFDVRAGQYPAQVEDFQGYLITGSRASVYDPLPWIPPLEDFVRAVAASPSKLVGICFGHQMIGQALGGRVERWPLGWGVGIHRFSVYRRAPWMEPFLEEFRLILSCQDQITQLPPGAVVLGGSAFSPHALIQIGLNVLGIQPHPEFPKAFAEALLEQRRLWVGPERYAEAKASFALEPSAKEVAGWIRNFLATGPS
- a CDS encoding putative nucleotidyltransferase substrate binding domain-containing protein — encoded protein: MDSEFSRYRAFLRQYPPFDQLTEADWVGLEGALTLHRFAPGAVILEPTGKEAEGLYVVYQGTVRLEQDRQAVAWLEPGEAFGYPSLLGQQPPSLTVRAEGEATCLRLSKEAFRQLLQKPGFALFFSARLAERLRLLQPVALHLPDLGQPAGEAAEAPVWLEAGATVAQAARLMRERGVSALLLQQPQGLSILTDRDLRNRVLAEELAYSTPAARVASAPAKTLPASTPLYEALAYMEQQGIHHLPLTQGHQVVGLLTDRAFLRRWLQTPLALLRRLSQADDPRALSDYRPQLEAIVQQMLVAGFAVQAITRQVSLLTDALTRSLLRRAEQALGPPPCPYAWLALGSEGRAEQALLTDQDNALAYQEQSAAGYFQALARQVLDGLLQAGLPPCPGGFMADRWGFPLAEWEARFDRWLTNPEGENLLEAQIFLDFRSIAGGLSLEPLTDRLRRASQNRPFLTALARSALVFTPPLGLLGRLRFEEGTINLKKGGLAAIVALARVYGLEAQSLARPTLERLRAAALARVISKEEAEDLSEAFLFLSHLRLRHQLQALAQGQPPTNRVAQAALTPRELQVLRQVFLRIRQAQQTLAARFRLQVL
- a CDS encoding LCP family protein gives rise to the protein MAQPPSRHRTRSSAWAYGRRSGPRLSLVLLGLALLTLAFALAYEPQINKTRAGLLGEYQNRGLSEELSLVVAARDTEYCGYHTACGPGLRTDTIFYIRLRGSEATVVAIPRDLRYVGETPKGYFEGKINTVYERGGAEGLRLAVSELLGVPVEHHVILTFEAVMKLVNAVDGVDVVLPYPMKYTDRAAGLYIDFPAGPVHLDGKDAVKYMRFRRWEGSDLGRLDRIKEVMGLALRKAQNPRYWSRLPGVASAVWNSLETSLASSEALRLLPNLRNLTLKSATLPTLEEGNSLIPDPAAMPSFVAGLLGQTADAEVMARLVQAEALGLKTLLLDQSGTGQGERYRQGFIEMGLPPPEVQLGEAGGSSVVLVRSGVSVVGRESPAFVLARDYADLLHLPLQTRIRLEPRGYDVIIVLGPT
- the deoC gene encoding deoxyribose-phosphate aldolase, translating into MATATLPHTHPLPERNPGTPFDPGALEGALVNKSAVERRAATLPTRRTVKKEWQAAWLLHAIRTIDLTTLSGDDTPGTVRRLCAKARQPVRPELLRDLGVPHLRLTTGAVCVYHEMVPTAVEALEGSGIPVAAVSTGFPAGLTPHRLKLQEIEASVAAGASEIDIVISRRHVLTGNWKALYQEVRDFREACGPAHMKSILAVGELGTLKNVYKASMVCMQAGSDFIKTSTGKEAVNATLQNSLVMVRAIRAFYEQTGYKVGFKPAGGIRTAKQALDWLILMKEELGHEWMQPHLFRIGASALLNDIERQLEHFAYGRYASMQYQPLG
- a CDS encoding aldehyde dehydrogenase family protein — encoded protein: MTLTELMETLPYGPAPEAAQPALDWIQAHKGRFQLFIAGRWRKPASQEWFTTLNPANSQPLAEVAQASAADVDEAVKAARKAFASWSQTKGHVRARYLYAMARQIQKHARLFAVLETLDNGKPIRETRDIDIPLVARHFYYHAGWAQLMESELAGYGPVGVVGQIIPWNFPLLMLAWKIAPALAMGNTVVLKPAEFTPLTALLFAEICQQIGLPPGVVNIITGDGKTGAALVEHPGVDKIAFTGSTEVGRLIRKATAGSGKKLSLELGGKSPFVVFEDADLDSAVEGVVDAIWFNQGQVCCAGSRLLVQESIAEKMYAKLRARMEKLRVGDPLDKAVDIGAIIAPVQLQKIQRLVQKGVEEGARLWQPSWAVPAEGCFYPPTLFTDVAPASTIAQEEIFGPVLAALTFRTPEEAVRLANNTRYGLAASIWSEDINLALDVATQIKAGTIWINSTNLFDAASGFGGYRESGFGREGGKEGLWEYVKKTARAPKAKAVAGKTRAAQPVAAVPPIDRTAKLFIGGKQVRPDSGYSKVVYDPDGHPIGEVGLGNRKDIRNAVEAARGAFESWRKTSGHNKAQILYFLAENLSERAEEFARRIAQQTGQDGAAEVEAALEALFTAAAWADKYEGVVHNTPIRNVTLAVPEPIGVMGILCPDDQPLLALARLAGTALAMGNTLVVVPSPLAPLTATDFYQVLETSDIPAGTFNLVTGERDDLAKTLAEHDDVDALWYAGPQAGWALVEKASASNMKRTWTLPASGPLPDFDEILRQATQVKNIWVPYGA
- a CDS encoding IS630 family transposase, translated to MVFLFRLLFPELELEVWGFDERRIGLKPIRRRVWALRGRTPLAQERPRYRWLYVYAFIRPGTGESEYWLLPSVSVEGFQLVLEAFARLRGAGAGKLVLVVLDQAGWHTSGRVEPAKGLGLCYLPPYSPELQPVERVWGLIDAVVANGQVQDEEELWAKVEARCAYLQTQPALIQSYTLFHWWPGGC
- a CDS encoding winged helix-turn-helix domain-containing protein, which translates into the protein MQLAQHQRRPRLELQLRHHPDNLHALYRESQDHTERARWHALWLLARGQSIPEVARNLGYTDRWVRQVIHRYNQGLPMKNLRHENKGRAPLVPPELQEGFRQALLQPHPRDGLWSIRNAAEWLAERLGRPVDGRRAWYWMRRLGLAPLRPRPRHREADAKRQEAFKKSSF
- a CDS encoding BMP family protein, with amino-acid sequence MFFIGGDGNLNFLGDTDNNPATLNHALTCMLKRVDVAAQRAVESVARNTFQGGLISLGLRENGLGYALDAYNQALLPESLRREVNAIRQAIVAGRIVVPDKR
- a CDS encoding methylated-DNA--[protein]-cysteine S-methyltransferase, with amino-acid sequence MYSLLIPTPIGPLYAKAGAQGLLSVELLVLGEGFPERPNALLNDLARRVEAYFTGKGETFLEVPLDYGGLEARRVALYEAVRRIPLGQTRSYAQMGRLCGLTPRAAGAGMRACPFFLVVPAQRVIHADGRLGGFAGREGVKEWLLRWEGAQLSP
- a CDS encoding TetR/AcrR family transcriptional regulator; its protein translation is MLTLRERQKQRRRDRIFRTAINLFREKGFHQTTATDIAKASHVSRGTFFNYYAYKEAVLLDFGAQLLGELREQALSELSQGVPPLEVLRRLWSRLAEVSERERVLLSPLAYELLNPDPERAKAAFEALPLGDLIAEILSPLKKEGQLRKDMSLERISRSIADVYLLSALRWAAYTPGRQLKDEMTKFLNLMLEGALARETGKPVKAARG